One window from the genome of Salisaeta longa DSM 21114 encodes:
- a CDS encoding type IV toxin-antitoxin system AbiEi family antitoxin domain-containing protein, which yields MPASTTKRDQLLDLADETGVFRTQDAEERGIHRQYLSRLVDAGELIRIGRGLYERSGQDVTAHHSLAVAAKRVPKGTICLLSALQFHDLTTQNPFDVWMAIGHKDRAPSVDAVSLRTVRMSGTARTEGIAEHDVEGVSVPIYNPAKTVADCFKFRNKIGLDVAIEALREYVENRGSVDALWHYADVCRVQTVIRPYMEAVA from the coding sequence ATGCCTGCTTCCACAACCAAACGCGATCAGCTTCTCGATCTTGCCGACGAGACAGGCGTCTTCCGCACGCAGGACGCCGAAGAGCGTGGCATTCATCGGCAGTACCTCTCCCGGCTCGTTGATGCCGGAGAACTGATCCGTATTGGCCGGGGGCTTTACGAGCGCTCTGGACAAGACGTCACCGCCCACCACTCCCTCGCCGTCGCAGCGAAGCGGGTGCCGAAGGGAACGATCTGCCTCCTGTCTGCCCTGCAGTTCCACGACCTGACGACGCAGAACCCGTTTGACGTCTGGATGGCCATCGGACACAAGGACCGCGCGCCATCGGTCGATGCCGTCTCGCTCCGAACCGTGCGGATGTCCGGCACAGCCCGCACCGAAGGCATCGCAGAACACGACGTCGAAGGCGTTTCGGTCCCGATCTACAATCCAGCGAAGACCGTGGCCGACTGCTTCAAGTTTCGCAATAAGATCGGCCTCGATGTCGCCATCGAAGCGCTCCGAGAGTACGTCGAGAACCGTGGCTCTGTGGATGCCCTCTGGCACTACGCCGACGTCTGTCGAGTGCAAACCGTGATCCGCCCGTACATGGAGGCTGTGGCATGA
- a CDS encoding nucleotidyl transferase AbiEii/AbiGii toxin family protein, translated as MSPTNVSQSVRDRLLNRSRESGESHQALLTRFALERLLYRIGASDVEDQFVLKGAYAFLVWQNDLHRPTKDLDLLGYGDPAQLEAIFQAVCQVDVPDDGVSFDPDSVEVAAIRDQETYGGVRVTLNAYVGNAHLPLQIDVGFGDAVHPTPQTTTFPTLLNFPAATLRTYPRETVIAEKLHGMVVFGIANSRMKDFYDVWYLSRTFAFDGSTLTKAIDATFECRATGLPERTPSALTEDFARDDRKQTQWKAFGKRTRLQAFEEDLRPVIDQIRRFLYRPLASLRTGDPFNQHWSPEGPWKPRS; from the coding sequence ATGAGCCCAACGAATGTGTCGCAATCGGTTCGAGATCGGCTCCTCAACCGTTCGCGGGAGAGCGGAGAAAGCCACCAGGCGCTCCTAACGCGCTTTGCCTTGGAGCGGCTCCTGTATCGCATCGGGGCCTCTGATGTCGAGGATCAGTTCGTGTTGAAGGGGGCGTATGCCTTTCTCGTTTGGCAGAACGACTTGCACCGCCCCACGAAAGACCTCGATCTCCTTGGATACGGCGACCCGGCGCAACTCGAAGCGATCTTCCAAGCGGTGTGTCAGGTGGACGTGCCTGACGATGGCGTTTCGTTCGATCCCGACAGCGTGGAGGTTGCGGCCATCCGGGATCAGGAGACGTACGGTGGAGTGCGCGTGACCCTTAACGCATACGTGGGGAACGCACATCTTCCGCTCCAGATCGACGTGGGCTTCGGGGATGCGGTTCACCCAACGCCACAGACGACTACGTTTCCGACGCTCCTCAACTTCCCGGCGGCCACGCTTCGCACGTATCCCCGAGAAACCGTCATCGCCGAAAAGCTTCATGGCATGGTGGTCTTCGGGATCGCCAATAGCCGCATGAAGGACTTCTACGACGTTTGGTATCTGAGCCGAACGTTCGCCTTTGACGGTTCCACTCTGACCAAAGCCATCGACGCAACGTTCGAGTGCCGCGCTACCGGTCTCCCTGAACGTACGCCAAGTGCTCTCACGGAGGACTTTGCCCGTGACGATCGTAAGCAGACACAGTGGAAGGCGTTTGGCAAGCGGACACGACTGCAAGCATTCGAGGAAGATCTGCGTCCTGTGATCGACCAGATCCGACGGTTTCTCTACCGCCCCCTTGCGTCTCTTCGAACTGGAGATCCCTTCAACCAGCACTGGTCTCCAGAGGGCCCCTGGAAACCCCGTTCTTGA